One stretch of Amycolatopsis sp. 195334CR DNA includes these proteins:
- a CDS encoding pyridoxamine 5'-phosphate oxidase family protein, with amino-acid sequence MTKPKSQHVTEFSEPGSVAMPWAEVEAVLRESEMFWLSTVRKDGRPHVAPLPAMWLDGKLHFCTGAHEQKARNLETNSRCVLTTGTNSYRSGLDVVVEGTAARIGDEETLHRLAKMWQDKIDWPFEVVDGQFSDPGNNDHRAPVYAVTPAKVLAFGKAPYRQIRYTF; translated from the coding sequence ATGACCAAGCCGAAGAGCCAGCACGTCACCGAATTCAGCGAGCCGGGCAGTGTCGCCATGCCGTGGGCCGAGGTCGAGGCGGTGCTGCGCGAGTCGGAGATGTTCTGGCTGTCCACGGTGCGCAAGGACGGCCGCCCCCACGTGGCGCCCCTGCCCGCGATGTGGCTCGACGGCAAACTGCACTTCTGCACCGGCGCGCACGAGCAGAAGGCACGCAACCTCGAAACCAACTCCCGCTGCGTGCTCACCACCGGGACCAACTCCTACCGCTCCGGCCTCGACGTGGTTGTCGAGGGCACCGCGGCCCGGATCGGCGACGAGGAGACGCTGCACCGCCTCGCCAAGATGTGGCAGGACAAGATCGACTGGCCGTTCGAGGTGGTCGACGGTCAGTTCAGCGATCCCGGCAACAACGACCACCGCGCCCCGGTCTACGCCGTGACGCCCGCCAAGGTGCTGGCCTTCGGCAAGGCGCCCTACCGCCAGATCCGCTACACCTTCTGA
- a CDS encoding RHS repeat-associated core domain-containing protein: MANPLVAEVQDSTTAISGVPILESINETSKAIESGDWAAGVLGAAGTALDALGMAMDPFGSILAAGVGWLIEHCGPLSDALDALTGNPDEIKAHSETWKNVGTELSSISADLAKMIEEDTASWTGPAGDAYRTRGADIATLITGAQSAAEGASSGIGTAGEVVGAVRSLVRDIIAELVGHMISWALQVLFTLGIGLAWVVPQVVSAVAKTAMKIADITKKLVQALSKLSPLLKKLGDSFGDAAKALKNIKSGNQPKPETTRGGGGDTSPSSSGPTPNPPPGQSNNGGGGGGDTTSSSAKPDGSSGTPPPPAPKPDPTPNPTPTPTPSPTPTPTPTPRSPEPSTANGKGGSRNDSVEAENRNCKSDPVDIATGEVVMTQLDLTIAGQPDLLLERTHVSSYREGRWFGPSWASTLDQRVEVGGAGITYFSADGMKLVYPRPAGGEVVLPAEGPRWPLSRTADGYRLGDRTARRTLVFTTAPGQSDGVMPLTAIEYEAAPRVTVEYAANGAPSTIRRADGHEVRLASLRGRIVEMEAVNTADGTVVPVVRFGYNEAGHLTQVINSSGRPMTFDYDPAGRLTGWQDRTGTWYRYVYDHNGRCVQTVGADGFYDGRFTYDTEARVTTYTDALGHRSEYRLNNAGQLVEETDPLGHTRKYSWDRYDRMLSRTDELGRITRYTYTDDGELAEIIRPDGSALRVSAAADGAVSLEARDARREYPADDAPDLFTTSVGAAVPFRADGRSSPLDEAAVHPAVGGAPGERDLFGRPRVARTGSGAAVRHGWTVEGNRTVRTGPLGRHETWQYDAEGNAIEHRGAAGQVTRRTYGPFGLPTAEIDPAGGRTTYAYDGELRLIAVTNPAGRTWRYTYDPAGRLIAEEDFDGRRLSYTYDAAGQLLSMTNALGEVTEYRYDVLGNVVERRTAAGTTTYSYDSLGQLERATNQDSVLDIVRDEYGRVTAEAVNGLGISWDYDENAVHRRTPSGIDSTWVFDGAGRPELLTTSGREVRFEYDAAGREIGRYVDGSAVLRQSFDEQDQLTEQVLTAGDRVLKQRRYHYRVDGELIAIDDSTTGAQRFRLDTAGRVTEVSAQHGTERYAYDACGNLTSATTPWSEYDHDGQGRVVSRYTGGAVWRFSWDPLDRMTDLTAPDGTRWTYLYDPLGRRFAKQRWTGGADGVPVMTDETRFVWSGPELVEQLTQRHDGSKSVLTWERHPLDGRAVAQSEYAWPQHESRFHSIVTNPVGTPTELLGDNGDIVWEARTSIWGVTWPSRSVATTPLRFPGQYHDDESGLHYNVYRYYDPTAARYLSQDPLGLRPAPNPVAYVASPLLAADPLGLAGTGKCGGSNGAPNRDGTGNDAGHIDRSQPKPDGNPGNGKGLDLRNLSEADYYKLSPQLKELLKTDPNGAWFWSGGRHDADGKWNSVMDTANDTAKRNDGTTLEAKLDSNKITMPNWKDEGPFNKPIWDDASAAFARNAKGDVHAILVQPGKDGPIPENPTDGIARRTDNVFDMTEFPILRHNPNVDRIFTHDVVFDQNTKTFVPLGTNDLLWENPNRPKPKL, translated from the coding sequence ATGGCCAATCCGCTGGTAGCCGAGGTGCAGGATTCGACCACGGCGATTTCCGGTGTCCCGATCCTGGAGTCGATCAACGAGACCAGCAAGGCGATCGAGAGTGGTGACTGGGCGGCCGGGGTGCTGGGCGCGGCCGGGACCGCGCTCGACGCCCTGGGCATGGCGATGGATCCCTTCGGGTCGATCCTCGCCGCCGGGGTGGGGTGGCTGATCGAGCACTGTGGACCGCTCTCCGATGCCCTCGACGCGCTGACCGGGAACCCGGATGAGATCAAGGCGCACTCGGAGACGTGGAAGAACGTCGGCACCGAGTTGTCCTCGATCAGCGCGGACCTGGCCAAGATGATCGAGGAGGACACCGCGTCCTGGACCGGCCCGGCGGGGGATGCGTATCGGACGCGCGGGGCGGATATCGCCACGTTGATCACCGGGGCGCAGTCCGCGGCCGAGGGGGCCTCCAGCGGTATCGGGACCGCGGGTGAGGTGGTCGGGGCGGTGCGGTCGCTGGTGCGCGACATCATCGCCGAGCTGGTCGGGCACATGATCAGCTGGGCGTTGCAGGTGCTGTTCACCCTGGGCATCGGGCTGGCGTGGGTGGTGCCGCAGGTCGTCTCGGCGGTGGCCAAGACGGCGATGAAGATCGCCGACATCACCAAGAAGCTGGTCCAGGCGCTGAGCAAGCTCTCCCCGCTGCTGAAGAAGCTCGGGGATTCCTTCGGGGATGCGGCCAAGGCGCTGAAGAACATCAAGAGCGGTAACCAGCCCAAGCCGGAAACCACCCGCGGTGGCGGTGGTGACACCAGCCCCAGCAGCTCCGGACCCACCCCCAACCCGCCACCCGGGCAAAGCAACAACGGCGGCGGTGGGGGTGGCGACACCACCAGCAGCAGCGCCAAACCGGACGGCTCCTCGGGCACCCCGCCACCACCGGCACCCAAGCCCGACCCCACACCCAACCCGACCCCCACACCGACACCCAGCCCCACCCCGACCCCGACCCCGACGCCGCGGTCACCGGAACCCAGTACAGCGAACGGCAAAGGCGGCTCGCGCAACGACTCCGTCGAGGCCGAAAACCGGAACTGCAAATCCGACCCGGTGGACATCGCCACCGGTGAGGTGGTGATGACCCAGCTCGACCTGACCATCGCGGGTCAGCCTGACCTGTTGCTGGAGCGCACGCACGTCTCGTCCTATCGCGAGGGCCGCTGGTTCGGGCCCTCGTGGGCGTCCACTTTGGACCAGCGGGTCGAGGTCGGCGGGGCGGGAATCACCTACTTCTCGGCCGACGGGATGAAGCTGGTGTACCCGCGCCCCGCCGGGGGCGAGGTGGTGCTCCCGGCCGAGGGACCGCGCTGGCCGCTGTCCCGCACCGCCGACGGGTACCGCCTGGGCGACCGCACCGCACGCCGGACGCTGGTGTTCACCACCGCTCCCGGGCAGAGCGACGGAGTGATGCCGCTGACCGCGATCGAATACGAGGCCGCGCCGCGGGTCACCGTCGAATACGCCGCGAACGGGGCGCCGAGCACGATCCGCCGCGCCGACGGCCACGAAGTCCGCCTTGCCTCGTTGCGTGGGCGGATCGTCGAGATGGAGGCCGTGAACACGGCCGACGGCACCGTGGTGCCGGTTGTCCGGTTCGGCTACAACGAGGCTGGGCACCTCACGCAGGTGATCAACTCGTCCGGCCGGCCGATGACCTTCGACTACGACCCCGCCGGGCGGCTCACCGGCTGGCAGGACCGGACCGGCACCTGGTATCGCTACGTCTACGACCACAACGGCCGCTGCGTGCAGACGGTCGGGGCCGATGGTTTCTACGACGGCCGGTTCACCTACGACACCGAGGCCCGCGTCACCACGTACACCGACGCGCTCGGGCACCGCAGCGAATATCGGCTCAACAACGCGGGCCAGCTGGTCGAGGAAACCGATCCGCTCGGCCACACCCGGAAGTACAGCTGGGACCGCTACGACCGCATGCTCTCCCGCACGGACGAGCTGGGCCGGATCACCCGGTACACCTACACCGACGACGGTGAATTGGCCGAGATCATCCGCCCGGACGGTTCCGCCCTGCGGGTTTCGGCCGCGGCGGACGGGGCCGTGTCGCTCGAAGCCCGTGACGCGCGGCGCGAATACCCGGCGGACGACGCACCCGATCTGTTCACGACTTCGGTGGGCGCCGCCGTTCCGTTCCGCGCGGACGGCCGGTCCAGTCCGCTCGACGAAGCGGCCGTGCACCCCGCCGTCGGGGGTGCTCCGGGTGAACGCGACCTGTTCGGCCGTCCACGAGTGGCGCGCACCGGTTCCGGCGCCGCCGTCCGTCACGGATGGACGGTGGAGGGCAACCGCACCGTGCGCACCGGGCCGCTCGGGCGTCACGAAACCTGGCAGTACGACGCCGAGGGCAACGCCATCGAACACCGCGGCGCGGCCGGGCAGGTGACCCGGCGCACCTACGGGCCGTTCGGCCTGCCCACCGCCGAGATCGATCCCGCCGGTGGGCGCACCACCTACGCCTACGACGGCGAACTGCGGCTGATCGCGGTGACCAATCCGGCCGGGCGAACTTGGCGCTATACCTACGATCCAGCGGGCCGCCTGATCGCCGAGGAGGACTTCGACGGCCGCCGCCTCAGTTACACCTACGACGCCGCCGGGCAACTGCTGAGCATGACGAACGCGCTCGGCGAGGTCACCGAGTACCGCTACGACGTGCTCGGCAACGTCGTCGAACGGCGGACGGCCGCCGGGACCACCACCTACTCCTACGACTCCCTCGGCCAGCTGGAGCGCGCGACCAACCAGGATTCCGTGCTGGACATCGTCCGCGACGAGTACGGGCGGGTGACCGCCGAGGCGGTCAACGGGCTCGGGATCAGCTGGGACTACGACGAGAACGCCGTGCACCGCCGCACGCCGAGCGGGATCGACAGCACCTGGGTGTTCGACGGTGCGGGACGGCCCGAGTTGCTCACGACCTCCGGGCGTGAAGTGCGGTTCGAGTACGACGCGGCCGGCCGGGAGATCGGGCGGTACGTCGACGGATCGGCTGTACTGCGCCAGTCGTTCGACGAGCAGGACCAGCTGACCGAACAGGTGCTCACGGCCGGCGACCGGGTACTCAAGCAGCGCCGGTACCACTACCGCGTCGACGGGGAACTCATCGCCATCGACGACTCCACGACCGGCGCGCAGCGGTTCCGGCTCGACACGGCGGGCCGGGTCACCGAGGTGTCCGCGCAGCACGGGACCGAGCGGTACGCCTATGACGCGTGCGGGAACCTCACCAGCGCCACCACGCCGTGGTCCGAATACGACCACGACGGCCAGGGCCGGGTGGTCTCCCGCTACACCGGCGGGGCGGTCTGGCGGTTCTCCTGGGATCCGCTGGACCGGATGACCGACCTGACCGCGCCGGACGGCACCCGGTGGACCTACCTCTACGACCCGCTGGGCAGGCGGTTCGCCAAGCAGCGGTGGACCGGTGGTGCCGACGGCGTGCCGGTGATGACCGACGAGACCCGGTTCGTCTGGAGCGGTCCGGAACTCGTCGAGCAGCTGACCCAGCGCCACGACGGGTCGAAGTCGGTACTCACCTGGGAACGGCACCCGCTCGACGGGCGCGCGGTTGCCCAGTCCGAATACGCGTGGCCCCAGCATGAATCGCGGTTCCACTCGATCGTCACGAACCCCGTCGGCACACCGACCGAACTGCTCGGCGACAACGGCGACATCGTGTGGGAAGCACGCACGAGCATCTGGGGCGTGACGTGGCCGTCGAGGTCGGTGGCCACGACGCCGCTGCGGTTCCCCGGCCAGTACCACGACGACGAAAGCGGCCTGCACTACAACGTCTACCGCTACTACGACCCGACGGCGGCGCGGTACCTCAGCCAGGACCCGCTCGGCCTGCGCCCGGCGCCGAACCCGGTGGCGTACGTGGCGAGCCCGCTGCTCGCCGCCGATCCGCTCGGCCTGGCCGGGACCGGCAAGTGCGGTGGGTCGAACGGCGCGCCGAACCGCGACGGCACCGGCAACGACGCCGGGCACATCGACCGGTCGCAGCCGAAGCCGGACGGGAACCCGGGCAACGGCAAGGGCCTGGACCTGCGCAACCTCAGCGAGGCCGACTACTACAAGCTGAGCCCGCAGCTCAAGGAACTGCTGAAGACCGATCCGAACGGCGCCTGGTTCTGGTCCGGCGGCCGCCACGACGCGGACGGCAAGTGGAACTCCGTGATGGACACGGCGAACGACACGGCCAAGCGCAACGACGGCACCACCCTGGAAGCCAAGCTGGACAGCAACAAGATCACCATGCCGAACTGGAAGGACGAAGGCCCGTTCAACAAGCCCATCTGGGACGACGCCTCGGCCGCCTTCGCCCGCAACGCCAAGGGTGACGTGCACGCCATCCTGGTGCAGCCGGGCAAGGACGGACCGATCCCGGAGAACCCCACCGACGGGATCGCACGGCGCACCGACAACGTGTTCGACATGACGGAGTTCCCGATCCTGCGGCACAACCCGAACGTGGACCGGATCTTCACCCACGACGTGGTGTTCGACCAGAACACCAAGACGTTCGTGCCGCTCGGCACGAACGACCTGCTGTGGGAGAACCCGAACCGGCCCAAGCCGAAGCTGTAG